From the Clostridium cagae genome, the window GATATGTGTATGTGCAATTACACTTGGACCTGCCTTTGGACCAACTGTAGCAGGAATTATGTTGCAATATTTCAGCTGGCATGCATTATTTATAATGTTAATCCCTATCATAGTAATAGCTATGCTTTTAGGAAAACTATTCTTAGTTAATGTATCTGAGATTACAAAACCTAAAATAGATTATTTATCAATTATTTTATCAACGATAGGACTTGGAACTATAATATATGGAATAAGTAGCATTAGTGGAAATGAGATTAAAGTTACTTTATTAAGTTTTGTAATCGGAATAATTTGCATGATAATATTTGTAAAACGTCAAAATAAATTAGAAGAACCTATGTTAGACTTATCTTCATTTAAATATCCTAAGTTTGTAATAGGGGCATTATTAGTAATGATAGCAATGATGATCACTTTTACTATGAATGTAATGTTACCAATGTTTATGGAAGGAGCTCTTGGAACTACAAGCTTTATAGCAGCACTTGCATTATTGCCCGCTGTAGTTTGTAATGGAGTTGCTGCATCAATAGGTGGAAAGATTTATGATAAATGTGGCATAAAAGTGTTAGTACCAGTTGGAGTAGGATTAATAACTATATTTACATTTATTTTAGCTCGTTCTAATTGTCAAACATCATTGATAATGATTATAATAGCATATATGTGTGCATCTGTAGGAGTTGGATTAACAATGTCACCATCTCAAACACATTCATTAAATCAATTACCAAAAGAATATTATCCTCATGGAGTAGCGATAATTAATACACTTCAACAAGTTGCAGCTGCAATAGGCTCATCACTTTTTATGGGAATAATGTCAGCAGTTCAACTTAAAACTTTAGCATTAGGAAATGTAACGAATGAAGTTGCAGTATCTACAGGATTTTCAAGTGCAACTATGGTAGCGGTTGGTATTGGTATAATTGGTTTGATTTTAGCATTTACTTTTGGGCTTGAAAAGGTTAAGGAAAAGAGTAAGAAATCAATAATTTTAAAGTAAGTTATTATAATACTTATAATAAAGTATATATTATTAAAGATAATTACTTTAATGTATTAAAAAGTAGAAGATGAAAAGTTTATAATTTATGGTGGATTTTAGAGGTCACGCTTCGCCTCCACCATGAAACCCACGACAGAAATGTCGTGGGTTATTTTAATGTCATAAATTCTTGGTAAAACTCAAACTTAGATTCTAGAAGTTCAGGAGTATATATTCCATTTCTGGGAGTTAGAATTTTATATTTATCTAATATCAGTTTAGCTCGATTCCTTTTGGATTCTATAATCAAATAAGGATGTATTTGTTTTAAAAGATCTATAGCATTATCATGTTTTAAAATGTAGCTATAACAATCACTATGTTTTTCTATGTTGTAATTTTTCTTTTTCTTAATAATACCATTACCAACAACTATTTTAATCCAAGTTAGCAATTCAAGTGTTGTAGATGCAATGGATATACAAGGCGATGGATGCTCATTAGAATGAAACTTTTGTAGCATTATGCTACCTTCTCCATCTATTATTCCAGCAATATAAGCTTTTTCAGTTTCTGTCATATATAATCACTCCTAATAAGTATATGGTATGCAAATTATAAAATTATAATACGAAGATAAAGGAATGTGGAGTTGAACTAGTAAGTGTTACAGAAGAAACCATAAAAAGATATATAGATTTTGTTTATATTACTAAGTATTATTAGGTTATATTTGTAGTATTTTAGATTAAATGGATAGTTTTGTATAGATTGAATTTTTTAGAAATGCTATAATACGAGGGAATTTCACATTGTTATACTTCTAAATAACTAGCGAAAGAAGTATTTTTATGGAGTAGTGGAGATGTTATAATTACATAATTAATATTTAGAAAATATATAAAAAAAGGGGAGGAACATTATGGCATTAGGAAAGATGTTTGAAAAAACTATAAAACTAGTAGGAACAGTATCTAAGGTTGGTGTTCAATTAGGAGCCGATATAGTAGGCACAGTAGCAGAAAAAATTGATGATGACCCTGAGATAAAAAGAAGAATTTCAGAGTATGGATCAAAAAAAGGACAATATATAAAAGCTATGACCTCAGAAGTAGCAAGTAAATCTTCAGATATAGTTGATAGAGCCGTTGAAACTAGTATGAATGTACTAAAGGATGGAAGTGTAAGAATAAAAGATAGTGTCAGTCAAGTTGTGGAAGGTGTAGATTCAAGTATTAAAGGGATGAGGAATTATAATCAGAAGCAGTCAACACATTCAAATATTAGTAATACCTTACCAATTGAAACCTATAGTATAAGTGAAATCAAAGAATTTAGTAATTACGATTTTCTTATAATAAGCAAATTCATTAGTGTTAGTAATAAAGTAATATTTGATATCATTGTTAAGGGTAATGGTATAAATATAGGAAGCTATATTTTAATAAATAATACTAGTGGT encodes:
- a CDS encoding LAGLIDADG family homing endonuclease, with product MTETEKAYIAGIIDGEGSIMLQKFHSNEHPSPCISIASTTLELLTWIKIVVGNGIIKKKKNYNIEKHSDCYSYILKHDNAIDLLKQIHPYLIIESKRNRAKLILDKYKILTPRNGIYTPELLESKFEFYQEFMTLK
- a CDS encoding DHA2 family efflux MFS transporter permease subunit, yielding MKTTNKINATAIISILVFSACIATFNETILNVALSGIMKEMNATAGTVQWLITAYMIVTSVMVPVTAFLILTFKTKQLFLSALGLLLVGTICAACSGSFSMLLISRMIQASGTGMMIPIMMNTVLQIAPREKLGSIMAICVCAITLGPAFGPTVAGIMLQYFSWHALFIMLIPIIVIAMLLGKLFLVNVSEITKPKIDYLSIILSTIGLGTIIYGISSISGNEIKVTLLSFVIGIICMIIFVKRQNKLEEPMLDLSSFKYPKFVIGALLVMIAMMITFTMNVMLPMFMEGALGTTSFIAALALLPAVVCNGVAASIGGKIYDKCGIKVLVPVGVGLITIFTFILARSNCQTSLIMIIIAYMCASVGVGLTMSPSQTHSLNQLPKEYYPHGVAIINTLQQVAAAIGSSLFMGIMSAVQLKTLALGNVTNEVAVSTGFSSATMVAVGIGIIGLILAFTFGLEKVKEKSKKSIILK